One segment of Pseudodesulfovibrio sp. 5S69 DNA contains the following:
- a CDS encoding substrate-binding periplasmic protein, giving the protein MRIVLLCIMALLLGSPALAGESLVLGYGGGALSLGSLKVLKEAYGRIGVQVRGKRLPAARSLEMAEDGLVDGEVNRIKTIEEQYPHLIRIDVPVNLLEGVVLTCNTRMEHVSPEAIRDLHLGIKIGNRYAEMLTDGMPSVTKLPQEKKLMALLLEGRLDALLVDRAWAEAEMAKPGMGCLRINEPPLVVVPLYHYLNRRHAALAPLITGELRAMRQCGEIDRILGLDKSP; this is encoded by the coding sequence ATGCGTATCGTCCTGCTCTGCATAATGGCCCTGCTCCTGGGCTCCCCGGCCCTGGCCGGTGAGTCCCTGGTCCTGGGCTACGGCGGCGGGGCCCTGTCCCTCGGCTCGCTCAAGGTGCTCAAGGAGGCCTATGGCCGAATCGGCGTCCAGGTCCGGGGCAAGCGGCTGCCCGCGGCCCGCTCCCTGGAGATGGCCGAGGACGGCCTGGTGGACGGCGAGGTCAACCGCATCAAGACCATCGAGGAGCAATACCCCCACCTCATACGCATCGACGTGCCCGTCAACCTGCTGGAGGGGGTCGTCCTGACCTGCAACACCCGCATGGAACACGTCTCACCGGAGGCCATCCGCGACCTCCACCTGGGCATCAAGATCGGCAACCGCTACGCCGAGATGCTCACCGACGGCATGCCCAGCGTGACCAAACTGCCCCAGGAGAAGAAGCTGATGGCCCTGCTCCTGGAGGGGCGGCTGGACGCCCTGCTCGTGGACCGGGCATGGGCCGAGGCCGAGATGGCCAAGCCGGGCATGGGCTGCCTGCGCATCAACGAACCGCCCCTGGTGGTCGTCCCGCTCTACCACTACCTGAACCGCCGCCACGCCGCCCTCGCGCCCCTGATCACCGGCGAACTCAGGGCCATGCGCCAGTGCGGGGAGATCGACCGCATCCTGGGCCTGGACAAATCGCCCTGA
- a CDS encoding GNAT family N-acetyltransferase: MTTDIVLTFATEGIDWAEAASVFERAPLGTREPDVLRRTFENSDLTCFAWDGARLVGIARALSDLTVHSVIYDLCMLPECQGKGLGTRMMEAMLERLGTPGVVLWSVPGKEPFYARLGFKPMLTAMARFEDPERSAAGGYISL; the protein is encoded by the coding sequence ATGACCACGGACATCGTTCTGACCTTCGCGACCGAGGGCATCGACTGGGCGGAGGCCGCGTCCGTCTTCGAACGGGCGCCGCTGGGCACGCGCGAGCCGGACGTCCTGCGCCGGACCTTCGAAAACAGCGACCTGACCTGTTTCGCCTGGGACGGCGCACGGCTGGTGGGCATCGCCCGCGCCCTGAGCGACCTCACGGTCCATTCGGTCATCTACGACCTGTGCATGCTCCCTGAATGCCAGGGCAAGGGGCTGGGAACACGGATGATGGAGGCCATGCTGGAGCGCCTCGGCACGCCGGGAGTGGTTCTGTGGTCCGTGCCGGGCAAGGAGCCGTTTTACGCGCGCCTGGGGTTCAAGCCCATGCTCACGGCCATGGCCCGTTTCGAGGACCCCGAGCGGTCCGCGGCTGGCGGCTACATCAGTCTGTGA
- a CDS encoding HD-GYP domain-containing protein, translated as MAEHTDPGSLSETYLQISPNILASFPKFRPPVDLYVFDPAVGRTGRYLRGGERLSREGQAEVARFAEEGLLYLLRDDYRIYAEHLSRKLGLLLVEEGFQPQEVAEIFFIAFRNRMADFLNQPREDTFEALRKDVAILAEYVWIDPSRVAFLTHTLERDYDLAVHSVNTMLIGLALYLRLTGGKVEKTVLISLILGLLLHDMGMVMVPKFIRDKEQFLVRRDRESIERHIEAGLNMVRRLKIQDPVILECMDQHHERLDGSGYPARRFDKNITTMGRLCAVADSFSAIVGDRPHRSARDMAEAVRLLSGDGKRYDHALTALLAKVMDERVTD; from the coding sequence ATGGCTGAACACACCGATCCCGGCTCCCTTTCCGAGACCTATCTGCAGATCAGTCCCAATATCCTGGCGAGTTTCCCCAAGTTCAGGCCCCCGGTGGATCTCTACGTCTTCGACCCGGCCGTGGGCCGCACCGGCCGCTACCTGCGCGGCGGGGAGCGGCTCTCCCGCGAGGGGCAGGCCGAGGTGGCCCGCTTCGCCGAGGAGGGGCTGCTCTACCTGTTGCGCGACGACTACCGCATATATGCCGAGCACCTGAGCAGGAAGCTCGGCCTGCTGCTGGTGGAGGAGGGGTTTCAGCCCCAGGAGGTGGCGGAGATATTTTTCATCGCTTTCCGCAACCGCATGGCGGATTTTCTGAACCAGCCGCGCGAGGACACCTTCGAAGCGTTGCGCAAGGACGTCGCCATCCTGGCCGAGTACGTCTGGATCGACCCCAGCCGGGTGGCCTTCCTGACCCACACCCTGGAGCGGGACTACGACCTGGCCGTGCACTCGGTGAACACCATGCTCATCGGCCTGGCCCTGTACCTGCGCCTGACCGGCGGCAAGGTGGAGAAGACCGTGCTCATCAGCCTGATCCTCGGGCTCCTGCTCCACGATATGGGCATGGTCATGGTCCCGAAATTCATCCGCGACAAGGAGCAGTTTTTGGTCAGGCGGGACCGGGAGTCCATCGAGCGGCACATCGAGGCCGGGCTGAACATGGTACGGCGGCTCAAGATACAGGACCCGGTCATCCTGGAGTGCATGGACCAGCACCACGAGCGGCTGGACGGTTCGGGCTACCCGGCGCGGCGGTTCGACAAGAACATCACCACCATGGGCAGGCTCTGCGCCGTGGCCGACTCCTTTTCGGCCATCGTCGGCGACCGGCCCCACCGCTCGGCCCGGGATATGGCCGAGGCCGTGCGCCTGCTCTCCGGGGACGGCAAGCGGTACGACCATGCCCTGACCGCGCTGCTGGCCAAGGTCATGGACGAGCGCGTCACAGACTGA
- a CDS encoding acyl-[acyl-carrier-protein] thioesterase, whose amino-acid sequence MTTESPLTFEHGYDIRSYEPRPDGRVSVTAICNQLQDVASRHADTLGFGHRDLEQSGHFWILARLHLMVDRLPGFGGRTDILTWPSGNERLVALRDFLVLDQDGPMGRATTSWVTMNTRTHRPDPPQTVLHERFIPDREHALTFPTKAVTRLKQGEHRATITARRSDMDINGHVNNVKYLEYCFEAVPAEWIADNRCHGVDIQFRSESFPGDELVSECAKAEPDQSMDTFLHGLTRVSDNKEIVRMRSWWKRP is encoded by the coding sequence ATGACAACCGAATCCCCCCTGACCTTCGAACACGGCTACGACATCCGCTCCTACGAACCGCGCCCGGACGGCCGCGTGTCCGTGACCGCCATCTGCAACCAGTTGCAGGACGTGGCCTCGCGCCATGCCGACACCCTCGGCTTCGGCCACCGCGACCTGGAACAGAGCGGCCACTTCTGGATCCTGGCCCGTCTGCACCTCATGGTCGACCGGCTGCCCGGCTTCGGCGGGCGGACCGACATCCTGACCTGGCCCTCGGGCAACGAGCGGCTGGTGGCCCTGCGCGACTTCCTGGTCCTCGACCAGGACGGCCCCATGGGCCGGGCGACCACCTCCTGGGTGACCATGAACACCAGGACCCACCGCCCGGACCCGCCCCAGACCGTGCTCCACGAGCGGTTCATCCCGGACCGTGAGCACGCCCTGACCTTTCCCACCAAGGCCGTGACCCGGCTCAAGCAGGGCGAGCACCGCGCGACCATCACGGCCAGGCGTTCGGACATGGACATCAACGGCCATGTGAACAATGTGAAATACCTGGAATACTGCTTCGAGGCCGTGCCCGCCGAGTGGATCGCCGACAACCGCTGCCACGGTGTGGACATCCAATTCCGCAGCGAGTCCTTTCCCGGCGACGAGTTGGTCTCGGAATGCGCCAAGGCCGAACCGGACCAGTCCATGGACACCTTCCTGCACGGCCTGACCCGCGTCTCGGACAACAAGGAGATCGTGCGCATGCGCTCCTGGTGGAAGCGGCCATGA